The Deltaproteobacteria bacterium genome includes a window with the following:
- a CDS encoding tetratricopeptide repeat protein — translation MKIKTYIALFLCISTPLFAAKQTNIAQSNYNDLIKELEGVKDSKTDIQFYSEIISDYQAGKYKVLNIRLNSFIKKFPLSSYLDNAIYLAGKLALEEKKYTDSLKHFQRIITSYPLSNKVVAAKFGKAMAYKKMNLAEQATEVFTEVRKKYPLSPEYYRAEMEMKLINK, via the coding sequence ATGAAAATTAAAACATATATTGCTTTATTTTTATGCATCTCAACTCCTTTATTCGCGGCTAAGCAAACAAATATAGCGCAAAGCAATTATAATGATCTTATAAAAGAGCTTGAAGGAGTAAAAGATTCTAAGACGGATATTCAGTTTTATTCAGAAATAATTTCTGATTATCAAGCCGGAAAATATAAAGTCTTAAATATCAGGCTTAATTCCTTTATTAAAAAATTCCCTCTGAGCTCTTATCTGGATAATGCTATATACCTTGCTGGAAAATTAGCTTTAGAAGAAAAAAAATATACAGATTCTTTAAAACATTTCCAGAGAATAATCACCAGCTACCCTCTAAGTAATAAGGTAGTTGCTGCTAAGTTTGGCAAGGCAATGGCTTATAAAAAAATGAATTTGGCCGAGCAGGCTACGGAAGTGTTTACGGAAGTTAGAAAGAAATACCCGCTGTCTCCTGAATATTATAGGGCAGAGATGGAAATGAAGTTAATTAATAAATAA
- a CDS encoding LysM peptidoglycan-binding domain-containing protein: MKKIIFILIIALTLKAEEELSLDLENVSKPSEALPAKEPVSIEVPVNELMSPAVVTTPPKELTAPVIPENLKVPQLSETPRSSGSDPNVNLEEKFHKIYEDYNKTTMPLESWEKVVGKRKSETYLVQKGDTLWDISKTLFGDPFFWPKLWALNKQTIFNPHEIDPKMKILFFPGSKGEVPSLAIAEKEEKSEENSDPEPEKSSTKMTRSEESPADRKEGLSANKIPKSFPDFPEKYFSSEKSIELSERVIAEKKPVVNLEFVLSEEPIVSMGTVAEMEVGKKGASVYQNVYVKLDNAETKKFTVLRKPKQMSDANQGLGKIFLYEIEGEVEVLNVVNSELGIYRAIVKKARTFVSKGSLLMAGDMKDFIDKDGEETSASQGKIFGNLNDNKLVGQSSFVVLNQGAQSGYTTGKIVPIFANTNSRNNNSFITENQEKIGKILIVDSTENYSVGYVLKIYQQVFVKDFVGSNLLEDSVAASSSLSGEEVISNENIPNANPNANPDNEFGPEEAPVEK; encoded by the coding sequence ATGAAAAAAATAATTTTTATATTAATTATAGCTTTAACACTTAAGGCGGAAGAGGAACTCTCCTTAGATTTAGAAAACGTATCTAAACCCTCAGAAGCCTTACCCGCCAAGGAGCCTGTGAGTATCGAGGTTCCTGTTAACGAGCTCATGTCGCCGGCAGTGGTAACAACACCTCCTAAAGAGCTGACGGCGCCAGTTATACCAGAAAATTTGAAAGTACCTCAGTTATCTGAAACGCCTCGTTCTTCTGGTTCTGACCCGAATGTGAATTTGGAAGAAAAATTTCACAAAATTTATGAAGACTATAATAAGACCACGATGCCACTTGAGAGCTGGGAAAAAGTCGTAGGAAAAAGAAAATCAGAGACATATTTGGTACAAAAAGGCGACACGTTATGGGACATTTCAAAAACTCTTTTTGGCGATCCATTTTTTTGGCCAAAGCTATGGGCACTTAATAAACAAACTATTTTTAATCCACACGAGATCGATCCCAAAATGAAGATTCTGTTTTTCCCTGGCTCCAAGGGGGAAGTTCCTTCATTAGCTATTGCAGAGAAAGAAGAGAAAAGCGAAGAAAATTCAGATCCAGAACCAGAGAAGTCATCGACAAAAATGACTCGGTCAGAGGAGTCGCCAGCGGATCGAAAAGAAGGTTTATCGGCAAATAAAATTCCCAAGTCATTTCCTGATTTTCCAGAAAAGTATTTTAGTTCTGAAAAATCAATCGAGTTAAGCGAAAGGGTTATCGCAGAAAAGAAACCTGTTGTGAATTTGGAATTTGTTTTAAGTGAAGAGCCAATAGTTTCAATGGGAACGGTAGCTGAAATGGAAGTTGGAAAAAAGGGTGCCTCCGTTTATCAAAATGTTTATGTAAAGCTAGACAATGCAGAGACTAAGAAATTTACGGTTTTAAGAAAACCTAAACAAATGAGTGATGCCAATCAAGGTTTAGGAAAAATTTTTTTATATGAAATAGAAGGGGAAGTTGAAGTTTTAAATGTAGTCAATTCAGAACTTGGTATATACCGAGCGATCGTAAAAAAAGCTAGGACTTTTGTTTCAAAGGGATCCTTGCTTATGGCTGGAGACATGAAAGATTTCATCGATAAGGACGGCGAAGAAACCTCTGCATCCCAAGGGAAAATATTTGGCAATTTAAATGACAATAAACTTGTCGGGCAGAGCTCTTTTGTCGTTTTAAATCAAGGAGCTCAATCTGGATATACTACGGGCAAGATAGTACCTATATTCGCTAATACAAATTCGCGGAATAATAATTCTTTTATTACTGAAAACCAGGAAAAAATTGGAAAAATACTTATAGTAGATTCCACAGAAAACTATTCTGTAGGTTATGTACTAAAAATTTATCAACAGGTTTTTGTTAAGGACTTTGTTGGTTCAAATCTATTGGAAGATTCAGTCGCTGCAAGTAGTTCTTTGTCTGGTGAGGAGGTCATTTCAAATGAAAATATTCCAAATGCAAATCCAAATGCAAATCCAGATAATGAGTTTGGGCCAGAAGAAGCTCCAGTTGAAAAATGA